ATTTGACAATTCCGACTGACTAAAATGTCAAGAGTCTCCTCAACCACACTGAAGCTTCACTACACTTCAGTCATCATCTTCAAGGCAAGATTACACAAAATTTAGCGTACATTATCTAATACAGTTTTGTGTTTTGATTGACATGTACTGTACTCAATGCACTGCTGTTCATTTTTGTTGTCTTCAAGGTAAGATTTTGTGGTGTATGTAATTATCAGACTGTACTGGGGACAGAGTGAGTTTCATAACTTGTTAAAAAACAAAGatgtttatgttctttttttttaatgctgtatgagttttgtgtattttaaagaTCTTAGCGTAAGTAGATACAATGGTACGTTTTTGTTAGGCTATATTAATATAGTGTAGTactgtccatattaatttttaGAGGCAATTCATTTTGCAGGTGCAGTATATCTCTTGAAACTGAATGAGTACATATTTCaaattgaataataattacaaaatcctGGATACGATGGGGAGTAATTATTACTTAAGTTATTGAAGTACACTATTAAGCTATGTGAGTTGGCTCCAGTGTATTGTATATTCTATAAGTAAATCTTTGTTACTTATCAAGAGGGGAGACCCCTCAAATGTCCATTAAGCAGAGATGCCACTTATTGCCTAACTATAGACGCTACCTATATTCATGAATACTCACTGCACTGGGTACTAAAATGGCTTTCATATTTATAGAAGGGAAAATGGCAAAACAAAAAGACATCCTTCACTGGTCAAGAATTTTTTGCAACATCTTGCAAACATCAATGTAAATATCCACTTCAACACAATCGAAGTATAAGAGAGTAAACACaatacagtacttttttttttccttttgaaactcAAGAGGAGAGCGCTATATCCTGGTATATGTTAAACCCTGCCCTcgacatgataaaaaaaaaacgattaaggTAGAATGCTACTCCTTTAGGCCTTTTCCTCCTCTTTGGCTCTTTGCACACGACGTCTTTTAACGTCCCAGTTGAAGATGCGGGCCATTGTGACTTCCGTTGTTGTTCCCTGGTTtctggagagacagagaaaaaaaaaatgtacgtggCAGTTTTTGTGAAAGTCCTTCACTATctggaatataattttattttaaaacaatctGTACTTCATAAACTgctttcataaattatttatatcaagGCATTAACTACTGAAAAGGTATTACAGTCAGAGGGGAAACAATGGCTAAAATTTgtcttgaaataataaatatataattacacaaggCAATATGAAATTTCTACTATGTATGGTCCATTACAACACAAACAAGCAACTCAGCTATTGTTTAAACAGCTTACCTAAGATAATCCAAATCATGTTCAACCTGTTTCAAATTCTTTGAGGCATTACTTAAATTTTTTGATAATAGACATTCTGCGTCTTCAAGATCATACTCCAACATAACATTAGcctggggaagaaaaaaaaattatacactaaACAAGTACAATACCATTTTAAAACAAACAGTATATAAGCAATTcagcattattttcttgttttcagtaattGTGCAAGTTAGCTTGGCCTAACTTTTTTACACTGAAATATTACCATACTTTTATGGTATGTGCTAACAGACTCACATATAACAACACCtattcaaattattaaaatatgaaccaatatagcaaaatgattaaaaaaataaaaaataaaaaataagctgaCAGACATTTTGCCCTTACACCATTCCTCGAATATAATCAGGCACAATCAGGCACAGTGCCATTGCATACAAACACGGCAATACTTACACCAAGCCAAAGGCAAACGCGATCAGTGGGTGGAATTTTGGCTTTCATGTACACCTGGTCCGATAAGAGAAAGTTCGTTTCTATGGCATCTGAAGCATCTTTCCGTGACTTCATTTCTTTCACTATCTGCAAGGTACTTTTGATATCTGGTATTTGTGATTTTAACCTGAAATGACAAAAGATCGTAACAGTGGCATGATGCTGGACGCAATGTACAATATACAGCACTGcttaaatattactgtaaaaatttcaTAGGGAGGTGACATACTGTACAACATTCAACTGAATTCTCTCTTTTCAGGCTACGATAAATTTTCCTTATTGCTTACCAGCAGAACTACCAGAAATTATTCAAACTATGCAAAGCAACTGGGAAGGTAACGACAGGTAATGagcaaaatttctttaaaaaatgtttaaaaaaaatgaactgtatTAAATTCTGGGAGAGACTTACTTTCTACGTTTGGCTTGTAGGTGCAATTCCataaatttatacttatttaGTTGTTCATCGAGTCTCTTAATTACAACCTGGGCATTGTTGGCGTTGTCCTCCTTGCTCATAAATTCATCCACAtcatcctgtaaaaaaaaaaaaaaggtttactcGTACAAACAAACATCACAACATTGTGACGTAAAGTCTGCTTGCAGGGATACAGAGTGTTATCAAAATCTTTTCTGTGCTTGAACAAAGAACCACCCTATAATAGAATTACACAAAAACAGAGACGATTAGCCAAATCCTTTTACTCCACGGCTTCTTCTTTCAGTGTACCTTCGGAcatgttctttcttccacctcacttttcaccctctcaatttccctttcagtgctgaatgacctcaaaggtcccagcacttatcctttggcctaaatgttacATTCCATCCTATTTGTTCTAGTATCCTTGGCATTTCTGTAATAGCAATTTAAAAGGATGATAACTTGACCAGACTTACTTTTTCCAAACCTAACCTTGATGCTGTTTCCTGACCAGGCTGGGAGAGGGGGGGgacttccccctccctcccaaatAAATCGTGACCCCACATACCCCTCCCGATAGGTGtggatgcagagtagggagataGTAGGCGTGAGAAATACTAACCTCTCGTAGAAtgctgtgtcctgacctaaccagatcttaccttcCTAACGTAACTTAGGGcactgtgccctgacctggctagGAGGactttgcccccccccctccaaagtAACGCTGAATATCAGAAAAAGATCAGCATGACTAAATTTAGGCGGTGAAATCACCAACGCCTTGTAACCCTACTTTACATACTAcccaaagcaaaataaagaaccataat
This window of the Macrobrachium rosenbergii isolate ZJJX-2024 chromosome 47, ASM4041242v1, whole genome shotgun sequence genome carries:
- the LOC136830668 gene encoding prefoldin subunit 3-like isoform X2 — encoded protein: MSKEDNANNAQVVIKRLDEQLNKYKFMELHLQAKRRKLKSQIPDIKSTLQIVKEMKSRKDASDAIETNFLLSDQVYMKAKIPPTDRVCLWLGANVMLEYDLEDAECLLSKNLSNASKNLKQVEHDLDYLRNQGTTTEVTMARIFNWDVKRRRVQRAKEEEKA
- the LOC136830668 gene encoding prefoldin subunit 3-like isoform X1, whose amino-acid sequence is MAGEEDKPLDETKSYTGIPEAQFVDDVDEFMSKEDNANNAQVVIKRLDEQLNKYKFMELHLQAKRRKLKSQIPDIKSTLQIVKEMKSRKDASDAIETNFLLSDQVYMKAKIPPTDRVCLWLGANVMLEYDLEDAECLLSKNLSNASKNLKQVEHDLDYLRNQGTTTEVTMARIFNWDVKRRRVQRAKEEEKA